A stretch of Myxococcus hansupus DNA encodes these proteins:
- a CDS encoding M16 family metallopeptidase — translation MTTHTIRTRLVAPALMVLGMLSAPAFASAPAPAPARQPPPAAAAPKPFKVPVRTEFKLDNGLEVSLLPYGDMPKVALQLVVDTGNIHEKATETWLGDLTGKLLSEGTTTRSAEQIAQSAASLGGSLNIGTTMDQTFVGLEVLSESAPDAVALIADVIQNPAFPSAEVDRVKGDLVREMAIYKSQPGILADERLLQSLYGDHPYGRYFPPEAQLKGYTAEAVRAHYDANVGAARARLYVVGRFEPAQVEKAIRDAFTGWKAGPARLQNLPKQKVAKALQFIDRPGSVQSTVRVAVKALPPSSQDYVKQTVLNTLLGGYFSSRITANIREAKGYTYSPYSEVSTHLEDAYWVQNADVTTAVTGESLKEILSEVATLRKTPPPAEELSAVQSYLAGSFLLQNSSRSGIINQLRFVDLHGLPDSYLQNYVQSVMAVTPADVQKLAAKMLTREAMTFIVVGDQKAVSPQLKVVSPALK, via the coding sequence ATGACCACGCACACGATTCGCACCCGCCTTGTCGCGCCCGCGCTGATGGTGCTCGGGATGCTGTCCGCCCCCGCCTTCGCGTCTGCTCCTGCTCCGGCGCCCGCCCGGCAGCCGCCGCCGGCCGCCGCGGCGCCCAAGCCCTTCAAGGTCCCCGTCCGCACGGAGTTCAAGCTCGACAACGGGCTGGAAGTCTCGCTGCTGCCCTATGGCGACATGCCGAAGGTCGCCCTCCAGCTCGTCGTCGACACGGGCAACATCCATGAGAAGGCCACGGAGACGTGGCTGGGGGACCTGACCGGCAAGCTGCTGTCGGAAGGCACCACCACCCGCTCCGCCGAGCAGATTGCCCAGTCCGCCGCCAGCCTGGGTGGCTCGCTCAACATCGGCACGACGATGGACCAGACCTTCGTCGGTCTGGAGGTCCTCTCCGAGTCGGCGCCGGACGCGGTGGCCCTCATCGCGGACGTCATCCAGAACCCCGCCTTCCCGTCCGCGGAGGTCGACCGCGTCAAGGGCGACCTGGTGCGGGAGATGGCCATCTACAAGAGCCAGCCGGGCATCCTCGCCGACGAGCGGCTGCTCCAGTCGCTCTACGGTGACCACCCGTATGGCCGCTACTTCCCGCCGGAGGCGCAGCTCAAGGGCTACACGGCGGAGGCCGTGCGCGCGCACTACGACGCGAACGTGGGCGCGGCCCGGGCGCGGCTCTACGTCGTCGGCCGGTTCGAGCCGGCGCAGGTGGAGAAGGCCATCCGGGACGCGTTCACCGGCTGGAAGGCCGGCCCGGCGCGGCTGCAGAACCTGCCCAAGCAGAAGGTGGCGAAGGCGCTGCAGTTCATCGACCGCCCCGGTTCGGTGCAGTCCACGGTGCGCGTCGCGGTGAAGGCCCTGCCGCCCTCCAGCCAGGACTACGTCAAGCAGACGGTGCTCAACACGCTGCTCGGCGGCTACTTCAGCTCGCGCATCACCGCCAACATCCGCGAGGCGAAGGGCTACACGTATTCGCCGTACAGCGAGGTGTCCACGCACCTGGAAGACGCCTACTGGGTGCAGAACGCGGACGTGACGACGGCCGTCACGGGTGAGTCGCTGAAGGAAATCCTCAGCGAGGTGGCCACGCTGCGCAAGACGCCGCCTCCCGCCGAGGAGCTGAGCGCCGTCCAGAGCTACCTGGCGGGCTCCTTCCTGCTCCAGAACTCGTCGCGCAGCGGCATCATCAACCAGCTCCGCTTCGTGGACCTGCACGGCCTGCCGGACTCCTACCTGCAGAACTACGTGCAGTCGGTGATGGCCGTCACGCCGGCCGACGTGCAGAAGCTGGCCGCGAAGATGCTGACCCGTGAGGCGATGACCTTCATCGTCGTGGGCGACCAGAAGGCGGTCTCGCCGCAGTTGAAGGTCGTGTCCCCCGCGCTGAAGTGA